Within the Pengzhenrongella sicca genome, the region CGGGCAGGGCCTGGCGTACTCCGGCTGCCTGAGCAACACGCTCAAGTTCTTCCCGGACCGCCGCGGCCAGGCCGCCGGCCTGATCACGGGCGGGATGGGGATGGCCGCCGTCGTCGCCGCCCCCGTCGCGAGCTGGCTGATCCGCGAGCACGGGATCGGCACGGCGTTCGTCGCGATGGGCTCCGTGTACGCGGTCGTCGTCGTGATCGGCTCCCTGTTCGTCCGGGTCGCCCCGGTCGGCTACGCCCCGGCCGGCTGGACGCCGCCCACGGGCGCCGGGCCCGCCGTCGCCGTCCCCTTCACCGGCATGCTGCGCACGTCGACGTTCTACTTCATCCTCGTGCTGCTCGCGCTCGGCGCGTTCTCCGGCCTCATGATCGCCGCGAACGCCTCGGGCATCGGCCAGGGCATGTTCGGCCTGACCGCCGCGACCGCGGCGCTGTTCGTCAGCGCCTACGCCGCCTCGAACATGCTCGGCCGCGTCGTGTGGGGCGCGGTGTCCGACCGCATCGGGTACCTCAACGCGCTCAAGCTGATCTACGCCGTCGTCGCCGCCTCGATGCTGGTGCTGGTGACGGTCTCCTCCGTCGCGGGCTTCGCCGTCGGCATCGTCGGGCTCGGCCTGTGCTTCGGCGGCGTCATGGGCGTCTTCCCGGCGCTGGTGATGAAGAGCTTCGGGCCCCGGTTCCAGGGGATCAACTACGGCATCGTGTTCTCGGCGTACGCCGTCACGGCCTACTTCGCCCCGAGCTTCGCAGCGCGGATCGGCGCGGCGCACGACGGCGACTTCACGACGGCGTTCGTCATCGCGATCGGGCTGGCGCTCGCGGGCCTCGTGGTCGCGTTCGTGTTCACCGCGGTGCAGCGCGCGCAGGTCGCCGCGCAGGCGGCCCAGGCGGCGGACGGCCAGGCGCCGGTGGTGGCCGGGACGCGTGCCTGACGTCGACATCAGCCCGGCGCGCGCCGTTGCGCTGCTCGCGCGGCGCGCGCCGGGCACGGCGTCGATCGTGTGCGCCGACCGGACCCTGAGCGCGGCGCAGGTGCACGCCGGCGTGACGCGGATGGCCGGCGTCCTCGCGGGCGTCGGCGTCCGCGCGGGGGACCGGGTGGCGTACCTCGGGCGCAACAGCCCGAGCGCGCTCGTCCTGCTGCTCGCCTGCGCGCACCTCGGCGCGGTCTACGTGCCGGTGAACTTCCGGCTGGCCCCGCGCGAGATCGGCTACGTGCTCCGGCACAGCGGGGCGCGCACCGTGCTGGTCGAGCCCGAGCTCGCCGCCGCCTGCGAGCCGCTCGACCGGGGCGGCCCGCCGCGGCGCTGGCTGCTCGCGGACGATGCCGCGACCGGCGCCCCGGCCGCGCCGCGCGCGGGGTGGTTGCGTCCGATCGACGTCGCCGTCGACGTCGGCGTGGACGTGCCGGGGGTCCGCCGGACGTTCGACGACCTGGCCGTGCTCATGTACACCTCGGGCACCACCGGCCGGCCCAAGGGCGTGATGCTCACGCACGGCAACCTGTGGTGGTCGGGCGTGAACATGGACGAGGTGCTCGACACCCGGCGCGACGACGTCAACCTCGCCGTGGCGCCGATGTTCCACATCGGCGGCCTGAACGCGTTCGCGCTGCGCACGCTCGTGCGGGGCGGGACCGTCGTCGTGCGCCGTACGTTCGACGCCGAGCGCACCCTGGCCGACCTGGCGGGCGGCCGCATCACGACCGTCTTCGGGGTGCCCACGATGTTCGCGGCCGTTGCCCGCTGCGAGGGCTTCGCGGTCGCGGACCTGTCCGGGGTCCGGGTCGCGCTCATCGCCGGGTCCGCGGTGCCGCCGTCGCTCATCCACGCCTTCGCCGAGCGCGGCCTGCCGCTGCAGCAGTCGTGGGGGATGACGGAGACCTCGCCCGGGTGCACCTTCGTGCCGCGCGAGCTCGCGCTCGCGAAGGCCGGCTCGGCCGGGCTCCCGCTGCCGGACACCGAGCTCCGGCTCGTCGACCCCGCCACCGGGACCACCGTCGCGGCCGCGGGCGCGACCGGCGAGCTGTTCGTCCGCGGCCCGAACGTGACGCCCGGCTACTGGAACGATCCCGACGCGACCCGCGCGGCCCTCACGACGGACGGCTGGCTGCGCTCGGGCGACCTCGCCCAGTTCGACGACGACGGGTGGATCTCGATCGTTGGCCGGCGCAGCACGATGATCAACACCGGCGGCGAGAACGTGTACCCGGCCGAGGTCGAGCGCGCCCTGACGCATCTGCCGGGGATCACCGGGGTCGCCGTCGTCGGTGTCCCGGACCCCGCGTGGGGCGAGAGCGTGCTGGCGGTGCTGGAGTGCCCTGCGGGGACGACGCCGCCGCTCGCCGACGTCCGGGCCTTCGCCGCGCTCGGGCTGGCCCGGTACAAGCTGCCGTCGCAGGTGCTCGGTATGTGCCGGCTGCCGCGCACCGAGTCCGGCAAGGTCGACCAGGTCGCGCTGCGCTCGCTCGCGGCGGCCGCCGCGGCCGGTGCCGCGACCGCAGCCGCCGACACCGGCGTCGCCGTCGTCGCCGCGGGCTAGCCGGTCCGGCCCCAGTTCCGGATCGTCTCGCGCACCCAGAACAGGGTGATCAGCGCGATCTGCCACCACTCGGCCACGGCGACGTGGTAGCCCTCGACCAGCAGGTAAGCGAGCCCGAGGACGACCGGCCCGCCGACGACCATGAGGACCGAGATCAGGCCTCGCGGGCGCTCTCGGTCGCGTTCGTCGTCCTGATCGTCTTCCGCATCGTGCAGGGCACCGAGTTCGCCTGGGTGCACTACGCCGTGACGTTTCGTCGAGACCCGGATCCCGTTCACCATCTCCGCGCGCACCAGCGGGTCGGAGATGCCCCGCAGGGTCTCGTCCAGGTTGGTCGGCACGAACGCGACGAACAGCGCCTAGAAGCCGGCCAGGTTCAGCGCGTCGTCCTCGAGCGGGCGACCGCGGTAGGCGATCAGGCACACCGCGATGCCGACCAGCGCGCCGACGAACACATCCCGCAACGGCCCCACAGGTAGTTCGCACTGATGGAGCCCTCGAAGGTGCCGACGAGTGCCCTGGCCGGAATCGTCGCGCCCGGCGCCCGGCGCCGGCCGCGTCCAGGACAGCCGGGTCATGTGGACAGGACCGCGGGGACCGTGCTCTAATGTCCACCAGCGGATTGAATCGATTCAAGGGAGAATCTCGATGGGCGCCGACCTCAGCGCGCAGCACGATGGCGCCCCGTGGACCGTCACCTCCGCGAGCACCTCCCTGGACGCCTCGGCAGCCGCACGCCGATGCTTCCTGCTCCAGATCCGGCCCGAGCTGCTGGCCGAGTACGTCGCGGACCACCAGCGCGTGTGGCCCGAGATGCTTGAGGCCCTGTCCCGCACCGGCTGGCGCAACTACTCGCTCTTCCTGCGAGCCGACGACGGCCTCGTCGTCGGCTACTTCGAGTCCGCCGACCCCGACGCCGCGTTGGGCGGCATGGAGCTCGAGGACGTCAACCGGCGGTGGCAGGACTCGATGGCGCGGTACTTCGTGCCGGGCACGTCGCTGCAGCAGCTGGAGCAGTACTTCTACCGGCCCTAGGCCGACACCGACCGCACGACCCGCTAGACCCCCACGACTGCACGACCCGCACGACCGCCCGACCCGCACGTCCCTACCGGACGAGTTTTCCTCGCCATTGGCGCCGAAGGAGATCAGGACATGAGCACGACAACATCTGGGGAGATCCGCCCCGAAGCCGCCGTCGGCAAACGCGACCCGAAGCGGGCCGCGATGAGCGGCTGGATCGGCAGTGCGCTCGAGTACTACGACTTCGCGCTGTACTCGCAGGCCGCCGCGCTCGTCTTCCCCGCCGTCTTCTTCCCGTCGGGCAACCCGACGGTCGCGATCATCGCCTCGCTCGCGACCTACGCCGTCGGCTACGTCTCCCGCCCGATCGGCGCGATCGTCCTCGGCGCGTGGGGGGACCGGCACGGCCGCAAGAACGTCCTCACCTTCGCGATGCTGCTGATGGGGTCCGCGACCTTCCTGGTCGGCCTGCTGCCGACCTACGGCAAGGTCGGCGTGCTCGCGCCGATCCTGCTGGTGATGCTGCGCCTGGTCCAGGGCTTCGCCGTCGCCGGCGAGCTCGGCGGTGCCAGCGCGATGATCGTCGAGCACTCGCCCGACGCCCGGCGCGGCTTCTTCGCGAGCTTCAGCCTGCAGGGCACGCAGTTCGGCTCGATCCTCGCCACCGGCCTCATGCTCCCGCTGGCCGCGATCCTCAGCGACGAGCAGTTCCAGTCCTGGGGCTGGCGCATCCCGTTCCTGCTCAGCGCTTTCGTCATCCTGGCCGGGTACGTCATCCGCAAGCGCGTCGAGGAGCCCCCGGTCTTCCTCGCGCAGTCCGACGAGGTCAAGGCCAAGCGCCGGTTCCCGATCGTCGAGCTCGTGCACACCCACCTGTGGGTCCTCGTTCGCTGCATCCTCATGACCCTCACGAACGTGATCGGCATGGCGACCCTCGTCTTCGGCGTCGCTTACGCCACGCAGGACGGGTACGGCATCGGCTTCAGCACGAGCGACTTCCTCTGGGTCACGCTCGTGGGCAACGTCGTCGCCGTGATGACCATCCCGATGTTCGGCGCGCTCTCCGACCGGATCGGCCGGCGCAGCCTCATGATGACCGGCGGCATCGGCGGCGGCCTGCTCGCGGGCGGCTACCTGTGGGCGATCGACCAGGGCAGCCTGCCGCTCGTGTTCGCGTTCGTCGTCGTCATCCAGGGCGTGTTCTTCCAGATGTGGAACTCGACCTTCGCGACCTTCTACCAGGAGCAGTTCCCGATGCGCATCCGGGTCACGGGCTTCGCGGTGTCGCAGAACGTCGGCCTGATGATCGCGGCCTTCTTCCCGAGCATCTTCACGGCGATCGCCCCTCCCGGGACGACAAACGTGCCGCTCGTGATCGGCTCCCTGACCTTCGGCATCGCCCTCGTCGCGGTCGTGTGCACGTACCTCTCGGCCGAGACCAAGGGCACCTCGCTCGAGGACCTCGAGCGGGTCCGGTCGTGACGATCCCGAAGCAGTGGCCGGTCAAGCACAGCCCGCTGCTGCGGGCGCCGGAGCGGTTCATCTCCCGCGACGCGATCGACGAGCTGGTCCACCGCCTGACCGACAACCTGGTCGCCATCACTGACGAGACGGGGGAGTTCCTCCTGCGGCTCGACGACGGCCGGGTCATCGACACCAAGGGCTGGTCGGGCTGGGAGTGGACCCACGGCATCGGCCTGTACGGGATCTGGCAGTACTACGACCAGACCGGCGACGCCGCGATGCGGGACATCGTCGACTCCTGGTTCACCGCGCGGCTGGCCGAGGGCACCACCAAGAACGTCAACACGATGGCGCCGTTCCTGACCCTGGCCTACCGGTACGAGGAGTCGGGCGACCGGTCGCTGCTGCCGTGGCTCGACTCCTGGGCCGAGTGGGCGATGCGCGCGATGCCGCGCACGCCGCACGGCGGCATGCAGCACCTCACGCTGGCCGAGGAGAACCACCACCAGCTGTGGGACGACACCCTGATGATGACGGTGCTGCCCCTGGCCAAGATCGGCCTGCTGCTCGACCGGCCGGACTACGTCCGGGAGGCGACGTTCCAGTTCCTCACCCACGTCGCCTACCTGATGGACCGCGAGACGGGGCTGTGGTTCCACGGCTGGTCGTTCGAGGGCAACCACAACTTCGCCAAGGCCCGCTGGGCCCGCGGGAACTCGTGGCTGACCATGGTCATCCCCGACTTCCTCGAGCTCGTGGACCTGCCGAAGCACGACCCGGTGCGCCGGTTCCTCATCGAGGTCCTGGACGCCCACGTCGCGGCCCTCGCCGCGCTGCAGGCCGACACCGGGTTGTGGCACACGCTCCTGGACGACCCGCAGTCGTACTGCGAGGCGTCCGCGACGGCGGGGTTCGCCTACGGGATCCTCAAGGCCGTCCGCAAGGGCTACCTCGACCCGGCGTACGCCCCGGTGGCCGAGAAGGCGGTCCAGGGGATCGTCGCGAACATCTCCGCCGACGGCGAGCTGCAGCAGGTCTCGTTCGGCACCGGGATGGGGCCGGACCTGGACTTCTACCGGGCGATCCCCCGCACCTCGATGCCCTACGGGCAGGCGATGGCGATTCTGTGCCTCGCGGAGTACCGGCGCACGTACTACTGAGCCCGACGACGCCGCGCCCGGCAGCTGGCGCGACCACCGAACCGATTGAAGGAGCACCCATGAGACTCGTCAGCGTTGACCTCGACGGCGACGAACGGCCCGGCGCCGTCGTGGCCGGACCCGACGGCGTCGACCGGGTGCTGGACCTGGTCGCGGTCACGGGCGTCGCGACGCTCGCCGAGCTCCTGGCCGACGACGTCGCGCTCGCCGCCGCGCGGACCGCGGCCGGGCGGGCCGACGTCGGCGACCTGCCGCCGCTGGCCGACGTGCAGCTCGCGCCGCCGGTGCGCCCGGCGATCATCCTGTGCCTGGGCTACAACTACCTGGGCCACACCGAGGCCGGGCTCGGGCAGGAGCCGTACCCGAACGTCTTCATCAAGACGCCGAACGTGATCGGCGCCCCGGGCGCCCCGGTCGTGATGCCCCGCGCCGCGACGGAGGTGGACTACGAGGGCGAGATCGCCGTCGTCATCGGTACGACCGCGAAGAACGTCGACGAGGCCGACGCGATGGCGCACGTCGCGGGGTACACGCTGTTCAACGACGTGTCCGACCGCGGCTGGCAGAACCGCGCGAGCCAGTGGGCGCTCGGCAAGAGCATCGACGGCTTCGGCCCGCTCGGCCCGTGGATCGTCACGGCCGACGAGGTGCCGGACCTCGCGGGCCGGCAGATGGAGGTCGAGCGCGAGGGCGTCGTGACCGTGCGGGCCAGCACCGACGCGATGGTCTACGGCGTCGCGTTCCTCGTGCACTACCTCTCCCAGATCATCACGCTGCGCCCCGGCGACCTCATCTCGACCGGCACCCCGGCCCGGGCGCCGGAGGTCCAGGCGCTGCACCTGCCGCTCACCCACGGGGAGACCGTGACGGTCCGGGTGACCGGGCTCGGCGAGCTCACGACCACGTTCGTCTCGGCGGAGCGCCTCTGACGCACCCCGCCCAGCGCGCCTCGCGCGCACCCCGCACCTCGATCGAAGGAGCACCACCCGCATGACTGCCACCGACACCACCGCCCGAGGCGGCGCCAGCGCGGACGCCCGCGCCGACGTCGTCGCCGCGCTGCGCGCCCAGACGATCGAGGTGCCCTCGTGGGCCTTCGGCAACTCGGGGACCCGCTTCAAGGTCTTCCCGCACGCCGGGGTGCCGCGCGACCCGTACGAGAAGCTCGCCGACGCCGGCCAGGTCAACCTCTACACGGGGATCGCGCCGCGGGTGTCGCTGCACATCCCGTGGGACAAGGTCGAGGACTACGACGACCTCGCGCGGCACGCGAAGGAGCAGGGCGTCTCGATCGGGGCCATCAACTCCAACCTCTTCCAGGACGACGACTACATGCTCGGCTCGCTGACGCACGCGTCGCCGCGCATCCGGGCCAAGGCCGTCGCCCACCACCTCGAGTGCATCGAGATCATGCGCGCGACCGGGTCCCGCGACCTGAAGATCTGGCTGCCGGACGGCACGAACTACCCCGGCCAGGACTCCATCAGCGGCCGGCAGGACCGCCTCGCGGAGAGCCTCGCCGAGATCTACGCGGCCCTCGGCGCCGACCAGCGCCTGATCCTCGAGTACAAGTTCTTCGAGCCGTACACCTACACGATGGACATCCCCGACTGGGGCACGTCCCTGCTGCACTGCCTGGCGCTGGGGGAGCGCGCGATGGTCGTGCTCGACACCGGCCACCACGCCCCGAACACCAACATCGAGTTCATCGTCGCGCAGCTGCTGCGCGCCGGGCGGCTCGGGGCCTTCGACTTCAACTCCCGGTTCTACGCCGACGACGACATGATGGTCGGGGCGGCGGACCCGTTCCAGCTGTTCCGGATCATGTACGAGATCACCTCGAACGGGGCCCTCGCGGCCGACTCCGGCGTCAGCTTCATGCTCGACCAGAACCACAACATCGAGCCCAAGATCCAGGGCCAGATCCGGTCGATCATGAACATCCAGGAGGCCACCGCCAAGGCGCTCCTCGTCGACGCCGAGGCCCTGCTGGCCGCCCAGCTCGCGGGCGACGTGCTCGGCGCGAACTCGCTGTTCATGGACGCCTACAACACGGACGTGCGCCCGCTGCTCGCGGACATCCGCGCCGCGCAGGGCCTCGCGCCCGACCCGATCGCGGCCTTCACCGCGAGCGGCTACGTGGCGAAGGTCGCCGCCGAGCGCGTGGGCGGCACCCAGGCCGGCTGGGGCGCGTGAGCCGATGACCCGCGTGACGCGCGTCGTCGCGATCGACCTGGGCGCCTCGAGCGGGCGCGTGGTGTCGGTGCGCGTCGGGCCCGGCCTCCTGGAGGCCGTCGAGGAGCACCGTTTTCCGAACGAGCCCGTGATCGTGGCCGGCACGCTGCACTGGGACGTCCTGCGCCTGCTGCGCGGCATCGAGCACGGACTGCGCCTGGCGCGCCGCCACGGGCCCGTCGACGCGATCGCGATCGACTCCTGGGCCGTCGACTACGGCCTGCTCGACGCCGACGGCCGCCTGCTCGGCAACCCGGTGCACTACCGCGACGACCGCACGCTCGGGGTGCTCGCGCAGCTCGGCACCGAGCTCGACGCGGCGGCGGTGTACCGGACGACGGGGCTGCAGGAGCAGCGCTTCAACACCCTCGGCCAGCTCGCCGCGGCCCGCGGCTCGGCCCAGCTCGCCGCGGCGCGGCGGCTGCTGATGATCCCCGACCTGCTGGCCTACTGGCTCACGGGCGTGGAGTCGGCCGAGGTGACCAACGCGTCGACGACGCAGCTGTTCGACGCGACCCGCCGGGCGTGGGACCCCGCGCTCATCGCGCACCTGGGCCTGCCGCCGGACCTGTTCCCCGTCGCCGTCGAGCCGGGCACGGTCATCGGCCCGGTGCTGGCCGACGTCGCGGCGCGGGTCGGGCTCGACGCCGGTACCCCGGTCGTCGCCGTCGGGTCGCACGACACGGCGTCGGCGGTCGTCGGGGTGCCTGCCCGCGGCTCCGACTTCGCCTACATCTCGTGCGGCACGTGGTCGCTCGTGGGCCTCGAGCTCGACGCGCCCGTGCTGACGGCGGCGAGCCGCGCGGCGAACGCCACCAACGAGCTCGGGGTCGACGGGACCGTGCGGTACCTGCGCAACACCATGGGCTTGTGGATGCTGCAGGAGTGCCAGCGGCACTGGGCGTCGGGCGGCGGCGAGGTCGCGGGCGACGGCGAGGTCGCGGGCGACGGCGAGCCCGCGGGCGACGGCGAGCCCGTGGGGCTGGACGAGCTCCTGCGCCGCGCCGCGGCCGAGCCCATCGCGACGTGGCTCGTCGACGCCGACGACGAGCGCTTCCTCGCCCCCGGCGACATGCCCGCGCGTATCGCGCGGTGCGCCGGCGAGCACGGGCCGACGCCGCAGACCCCCGCGCAGGTGGTCCGCTGCATCCTCGACAGCCTCGCGCTCGCCTACCGGCGCTCGATCGCGCTCCTGGCCGAGCTGTCGGGCCGCGAAGTACGCGTCGTGCACGTCGTCGGCGGCGGCTCGCAGAACGCGCTCCTGTGCCAGCTCACCGCCGACGCGTGCGAGCTCCCCGTCGTCGCCGGACCGACCGAGGCGGCCGCCCTCGGCAACGCGCTCGTTCAAGCCCGCGCGCTCGGCGCCGTCGTCGGCGGCCTGCCCGAGCTGCGGGGGCTGCTGGCCGCGACCCAGCCCCTGCGCACCCACCTGCCCGGCGGCGACCCGCACGTGTGGGCCGACGCGGCCGACCGGCTCCGCGGCGCGCTCCGCGCGAGCCCCTGACGCCCGCGCCCACCCCCTCATCCACATCGCACCACCACTCGGAAAAGAGAAACTGACATGAGCAGAGCAAGCACGCAGCTGCGCGAGGAGATCCTGTACTGGTGCCTGGAGTCGGTGCGCACCGGGCTGAACTTCAACACCCAGGGCAACATCTCCGTCCGGCTGCCCGAGCACGAGGCCATCGTCATCACGCCCTCCGGGGTGCGCTACGACGTGCTCACGCCCGACGAGATGGTGGTCATCGGCTACGACGGCGTCGTCGTCGAGGGCGACCTGTTCCCGTCCACGGAGACAGACGTGCACCTGGCGCACTACCGGGCCCGGCCCGACGTCAACGCGATCGTGCACACCGAGTCGCCGTACGTGAACGTGTTCGGCGCCGTAGGCAAGACCATCGATCCCGTGCTGCTCAACATGGTCCTGTACGCCAAGGGCCCGGTGCCGATCATGCCGTTCGAGTTCTCGACCAACGCCGAGTTCGGCGCGCGCAGCGCCGCGACGATGGGCGCCGACGTCAACGCCGTCGTGTGGGGCAACCACGGCCTGCTGTCGGTCGGCGCCGACCTCGCCGGCGCGTTCAAGGTCGCGGTCGCCGTGGAGGCGAACGCGCAGGTCCTGGCCGGCGCGATGGCCATCGGGACGCCGAACATCCTGCGCCTGGCCGACATCGTGATCCCCGACGGCGCCCGTCTGCCCTGACGCCAGCGGACCACCAGTGCCCGGGCCACGAGCGCCCGGGGTGCGGCCGGACCGCATCCCGGGCGCGGTGTGAAACGATCCCCTCGTGACTGTCGTCCCCGGTTCGCGCCGCGCCTCCATCAGCGACGTCGCGAAGCGGGCGCACGTCGCGGTCGGCACGGTCTCGAACGTGCTCAACCGCCCCGAGGTGGTCGCGCCTGCCACCCGCGAGCGGGTGCGCGCGGCGATCGACGACCTCTCCTTCGTGCCCAACGGCACTGCGCGCCGGCTGCGCGTCGGCACCATCACGACCGTCGGCGCCCTGCTGCTGGACATCGCCAACCCGTTCTTCACCGAGGTCGCGCGCGGCATCGAGGACCGCCTCGCGCTCGACGACCACACCCTGATGCTGGCCAGCACCGACGACGACCCGGAGCGGGAGTCCCGGTACGTGCGGCTGTTCGAGGAGCACGGCGTCGTCGGCCTCCTCGTCGTGGCCACCACGCCCGACGTCACGCACCTGCTCGCGGCGATGGCGCGCGGGATGCGCGTGGTCCTGATGGACTCCGCGTCGCCGACCCCGGCCATCGCGTCGGTCTCGGTCGACGACGAGGCCGGCGGCGCGATGGCGGCCGGGCACCTGCTCTCGCTCGGGCACGATCGCCTCACCTTCCTCAACGGTCCGCACGCCGTCCGGCAGTGCCGGGACCGGTCCGCGGGGGTGCGCCGCGCCGTCGCGGCGGCCGGCCTCGACCCCGACATCGCGCTGCGCGAGGTCGAGCTGCCGACGCTCAACGCCGCGGGCGGCGACGCCGCGATCCGCCACCTGCTCGACGGCGTCGACGGCGCACCCCCGTCCGCCGTCATGTGCGTCAACGACCTCGTCGCGATCGGGGTCCAGCGCGCGCTGCGCCACACCGGCGGCGCGGACTTCCTGCACCGGATCGCGCTCGTCGGCTACGACGACATCGACGTCGCGAGCGAGCTCGCCACGCCGCTGACCTCCGTGCGCCGGCCGAAGCACGAGCTCGGCTACCGCGCGGCCGACCTGCTGCTGGCGGGCGGCGACGCCGGCGTCGTGCCCGAGCAGGTCGTCTTCCAGCCCGAGCTGGTGGTCCGCGAGTCGAGCCTCGCGGCCGGCTGACCGGCGTCGGCGCTGGTGCTCATGCGGTGAAGGTGCCGGGCCGCGGCTGGATCCAGGGGTCGACGGCGTAGGCCTCGTCCCAGGGGAAGCGCCCGCCGAGGTCGTCGTAGGTCAGCTGCAGCACAGCGACCGACGCCTGCGGCGGCCGCTGGTAGTGCGAGTTCGCGGTGAAGACGATCTCGCCGGGGTTTGGCGACTCCTCGACGACGACGCGGTGGCCCCACGCGTCGAAGGTCAGCAGCTCCCCGACGACGAGCTGGCGGCCCCCGCGCACCCGTTTCGCCACGTCGTTGAGTAGCGACATCGCCGTGTCCGGGTCGAGCCCGACCGCCAGGAGCTCGGGATGGCCGATGCCGAACAGCCCGACGGTGTACGCGATCGAGGTCTGCTCGAGCTGAGGATCGCCGAACACGTACGAGATGTGCACGCCGTGCACGCGGATCTGGTCGGCGACCAGCTGCGCGTGCTGGTCGAGCCAGGCGGTCATCTGGGGGTCGCTGTCCTGGTGCGCCACGGCCGCCTCCTCGACGTTGGAGACGCGACCGTACGGCCCGAGGCCCCGCTCCCGCTGCGGCCCTCCACAGACCCGGTCGTCCACAGCGGGCGACGGTGGGGCGTCAGCGGCCCGGCCCGAAGCCCTCGACCGTGAGCTCGATCAGAGGGCTATGCGCGAGCATGACGTCGACGTCGGTGCGGTCCCACGTCGCCGCGGCGGACTCGATCAGGGGGCGGCGCTCGGCCGGGTCGCTGACCACCCGCGCGCTCGCGGGCACGTCGGCGACGGCGGTGCGCTTGAGGTGCACGATGACCTGGGGGTCGGCGTCGACGTTGTAGATCCATGCCCGCGTGTGGCCGGGGTACGGCGTGCCCGAGATGAACAGCCGGCCGTCCACGCTGTGCAGGAAGATCTCGATCCGGCGCGGCTCGCCGGTGCGCCGCCCGGTGGTCGTCAGGTCGATGATCTGGCTGTGCGCGAGCGCGGCGCGAGTGGCCTCGTCCATGGTGGTCGCTCCTGATCGTGGGGCACGGCCCGCGGCTGACTGGTTCCTTCGTCGGCAGTCTGAACCCGTGACCGCCC harbors:
- a CDS encoding rhamnulokinase; this encodes MTRVTRVVAIDLGASSGRVVSVRVGPGLLEAVEEHRFPNEPVIVAGTLHWDVLRLLRGIEHGLRLARRHGPVDAIAIDSWAVDYGLLDADGRLLGNPVHYRDDRTLGVLAQLGTELDAAAVYRTTGLQEQRFNTLGQLAAARGSAQLAAARRLLMIPDLLAYWLTGVESAEVTNASTTQLFDATRRAWDPALIAHLGLPPDLFPVAVEPGTVIGPVLADVAARVGLDAGTPVVAVGSHDTASAVVGVPARGSDFAYISCGTWSLVGLELDAPVLTAASRAANATNELGVDGTVRYLRNTMGLWMLQECQRHWASGGGEVAGDGEVAGDGEPAGDGEPVGLDELLRRAAAEPIATWLVDADDERFLAPGDMPARIARCAGEHGPTPQTPAQVVRCILDSLALAYRRSIALLAELSGREVRVVHVVGGGSQNALLCQLTADACELPVVAGPTEAAALGNALVQARALGAVVGGLPELRGLLAATQPLRTHLPGGDPHVWADAADRLRGALRASP
- a CDS encoding class II aldolase/adducin family protein; this translates as MSRASTQLREEILYWCLESVRTGLNFNTQGNISVRLPEHEAIVITPSGVRYDVLTPDEMVVIGYDGVVVEGDLFPSTETDVHLAHYRARPDVNAIVHTESPYVNVFGAVGKTIDPVLLNMVLYAKGPVPIMPFEFSTNAEFGARSAATMGADVNAVVWGNHGLLSVGADLAGAFKVAVAVEANAQVLAGAMAIGTPNILRLADIVIPDGARLP
- a CDS encoding LacI family DNA-binding transcriptional regulator; this encodes MTVVPGSRRASISDVAKRAHVAVGTVSNVLNRPEVVAPATRERVRAAIDDLSFVPNGTARRLRVGTITTVGALLLDIANPFFTEVARGIEDRLALDDHTLMLASTDDDPERESRYVRLFEEHGVVGLLVVATTPDVTHLLAAMARGMRVVLMDSASPTPAIASVSVDDEAGGAMAAGHLLSLGHDRLTFLNGPHAVRQCRDRSAGVRRAVAAAGLDPDIALREVELPTLNAAGGDAAIRHLLDGVDGAPPSAVMCVNDLVAIGVQRALRHTGGADFLHRIALVGYDDIDVASELATPLTSVRRPKHELGYRAADLLLAGGDAGVVPEQVVFQPELVVRESSLAAG
- a CDS encoding DUF4262 domain-containing protein, which produces MAHQDSDPQMTAWLDQHAQLVADQIRVHGVHISYVFGDPQLEQTSIAYTVGLFGIGHPELLAVGLDPDTAMSLLNDVAKRVRGGRQLVVGELLTFDAWGHRVVVEESPNPGEIVFTANSHYQRPPQASVAVLQLTYDDLGGRFPWDEAYAVDPWIQPRPGTFTA
- a CDS encoding nitroreductase family deazaflavin-dependent oxidoreductase, with amino-acid sequence MDEATRAALAHSQIIDLTTTGRRTGEPRRIEIFLHSVDGRLFISGTPYPGHTRAWIYNVDADPQVIVHLKRTAVADVPASARVVSDPAERRPLIESAAATWDRTDVDVMLAHSPLIELTVEGFGPGR